Proteins from a genomic interval of Quercus robur chromosome 9, dhQueRobu3.1, whole genome shotgun sequence:
- the LOC126699789 gene encoding pentatricopeptide repeat-containing protein At3g49240, mitochondrial, which yields MALSKLTQIRILARPPFHHHPPPQSAFISLRSLSFSSPEEAAAERRRRKRRLRIEPPLSSLNRSQQQQTQQPQKPQQSQIPQNPNSPKLPEHVSALSGNRLNLHNRILTLIRQNDLEEAALFTRHSVYSNCRPTIFTVNSVLFGLLRQSKYSDLLSLHRFITQAGIAPNVITYNLLFQTYLDCRKPDTALEHFRQFANDAPINPSPTTYRILIKGLVDNGRVSKAVEMKEEMGVRGFAPDPVVYSYLMNGCVRSGDLDGVFGLFEELKEKLGGFVENGVVYGALVKGYFMKGMEKEAMQFYEEAVGEGSKVKMSAVAFNSLLDALNKNGKFELGLRLFDKMIEENRPPWCLTVNLGSFNVMVDGYCAQGRFKDAIEVFRKMGEYRCRPDTLSFNNLIEQLCDNGLLGEAEEVYGEMSEKGVNPDEFTFVLLMDACFKADRADDAAGYYSKMVESGLRPNLGVYNKLVDGLVKVGKVDDAKSFFDLMVKKLKMDVASYEFIMKALSEVGKLDEVLNVVDTMLDDDGVELTEELQEFVKGELRKEGREEDLGKLIEEKERQKAEAKAKEAEAAEAAKRSARAAVASLLPSKLFGNKDGETESAEANTNLIEATSVNEEVLSPGENASVNADGESTEEAVTSSVDSGGIEAKSDGAN from the coding sequence atggcACTCTCCAAACTCACCCAAATCAGAATCCTAGCCAGACCACCATTCCACCACCACCCACCACCGCAATCCGCCTTCATCTCCCTCCGctccctctccttctcctcCCCAGAAGAAGCCGCAGCCGAGCGCCGCCGCCGCAAACGCCGCCTCCGCATAGAACCCCCACTCTCCTCCCTCAACCGctcccaacaacaacaaacccaaCAGCCCCAAAAACCCCAACAATCCCAAATCCCCCAAAACCCCAACTCCCCAAAGCTACCCGAACACGTTTCAGCTTTATCAGGCAACCGCCTCAACCTCCATAACCGTATTCTCACCTTGATCCGCCAAAACGACTTGGAAGAAGCCGCACTCTTTACTCGCCACTCTGTCTACTCCAACTGTCGCCCCACCATTTTTACAGTTAATTCGGTTTTGTTCGGTTTGCTCCGGCAATCCAAGTACTCCGATCTCCTCTCTCTTCACCGGTTCATCACTCAGGCCGGCATTGCCCCCAATGTCATCACTTACAATCTCCTCTTCCAGACTTATCTGGATTGTCGAAAACCCGACACGGCTTTGGAACACTTTCGACAGTTTGCTAATGATGCGCCCATCAATCCTTCTCCAACTACTTATAGGATTTTGATCAAAGGGTTGGTCGACAATGGCCGGGTTAGTAAGGCGGTCGAGATGAAAGAGGAAATGGGTGTTAGGGGTTTTGCTCCTGACCCTGTTGTGTATAGCTATTTGATGAATGGGTGTGTGAGGAGTGGGGATTTGGATGGTGTGTTCGGGCTTTTCGAGGAGTTGAAGGAGAAGCTTGGTGGGTTTGTGGAGAATGGGGTTGTGTATGGGGCTTTGGTCAAAGGGTATTTCATGAAAGGGATGGAGAAGGAGGCTATGCAGTTTTATGAGGAGGCTGTTGGGGAGGGTTCGAAGGTGAAGATGAGTGCAGTCGCTTTTAATTCGTTGTTGGATGCTTTGAATAAGAATGGGAAGTTCGAGTTGGGGTTGAGGTTGTTTGATAAGATGATTGAGGAGAATAGGCCCCCGTGGTGTTTGACAGTGAATTTGGGGAGTTTTAATGTGATGGTGGATGGGTATTGCGCGCAAGGGAGGTTTAAGGATGCCATTGAGGTTTTTAGGAAGATGGGAGAGTATAGGTGTCGTCCGGATACTTTGTCTTTCAATAATTTGATTGAGCAGTTGTGTGATAATGGGTTGTTGGGTGAAGCTGAGGAGGTATATGGGGAGATGAGTGAGAAGGGGGTGAACCCGGATGAGTTTACGTTTGTGTTGTTGATGGATGCTTGTTTTAAGGCAGATAGGGCGGATGATGCAGCCGGGTATTATAGCAAAATGGTTGAGTCAGGGCTGAGGCCGAACTTGGGGGTTTATAATAAGCTGGTTGATGGGTTGGTTAAAGTAGGGAAGGTGGATGATGCCAAGTCATTTTTCGATTTGATGGTGAAGAAACTCAAGATGGATGTTGCAAGTTATGAGTTTATAATGAAGGCGTTGAGTGAGGTTGGGAAGTTGGATGAGGTTCTTAATGTGGTTGATACGATGTTGGATGATGATGGGGTTGAATTAACTGAGGAATTGCAGGAGTTTGTAAAAGGGGAGTTGAGGAAAGAAGGAAGGGAAGAGGATTTGGGGAAGCTTatagaggaaaaagaaaggcaGAAGGCTGAAGCTAAGGCTAAGGAGGCTGAAGCAGCAGAAGCAGCCAAGAGAAGTGCAAGAGCTGCCGTTGCTTCTTTGCTTCCGTCAAAGTTGTTTGGAAATAAGGATGGAGAGACGGAGTCTGCAGAGGCCAATACAAATCTTATTGAAGCTACTTCCGTGAATGAAGAAGTGCTGAGTCCTGGTGAAAATGCTTCCGTGAATGCTGATGGGGAATCGACAGAGGAAGCTGTTACTAGTAGTGTGGATTCAGGTGGTATAGAAGCAAAAAGTGATGGTGCGAATTAG